The following proteins are encoded in a genomic region of Mustela erminea isolate mMusErm1 chromosome 3, mMusErm1.Pri, whole genome shotgun sequence:
- the MXD3 gene encoding max dimerization protein 3 isoform X3 — protein sequence MESVASNIQVLLQAAEFLERRERGAPAGTSPRLKRAGALSGRSRAWLRVPVPAPQSRPSLQEEEEIPPSFWRAGQWAVCAQRAGETQKLEEQEQKARRLKEKLRSKQQSLRQQLEQLRAPAGLGERERPRADSLDSSGLSSERSDSDQEEVEVDVESLVFEGEAELLRSFSAGQEHSYSHGSGTWL from the exons ATGGAATCCGTGGCCAGCAATATCCAGGTCCTGCTGCAGGCGGCGGAGTTCCTAGAGCGCcgtgagagag GGGCGCCTGCTGGGACCAGCCCCAGGCTGAAGCGGGCTGGGGCTCTCTCTGGCAGAAGCCGAGCATGGCTACGCGTCCCTGTGCCCGCACCGCAGTCCAGGCCCAGTctacaggaggaggaagagatccCCCCAAGCTTCTGGCGCGCTGGACAGTGGGCG GTCTGTGCACAACGAGCTGGAGAAACGCAG AAGTTGgaggagcaggagcagaaggCGAGGCGGCTCAAGGAGAAGCTGCGCAGCAAGCAGCAAAGCCTGCGGCAGCAGCTGGAGCAGCTCCGGGCAccagcagggctgggagagagggagcggCCACGGGCAGACAGCCTGGACTCCTCGGGCCTCTCCTCTGAACGCTCAGACTCAGACCAAG AGGAGGTGGAGGTGGACGTGGAGAGCCTGGTGTTCGAGGGCGAGGCTGAACTGCTACGGAGCTTCAGCGCGGGCCAGGAACACAGCTATTCACATGGCAGTGGCACCTGGCTATGA
- the MXD3 gene encoding max dimerization protein 3 isoform X2: MESVASNIQVLLQAAEFLERREREAEHGYASLCPHRSPGPVYRRRKRSPQASGALDSGRSVHNELEKRRRAQLKRCLEQLKQQMPLGADCARYTTLSLLRWARMHIQKLEEQEQKARRLKEKLRSKQQSLRQQLEQLRAPAGLGERERPRADSLDSSGLSSERSDSDQEEVEVDVESLVFEGEAELLRSFSAGQEHSYSHGSGTWL; the protein is encoded by the exons ATGGAATCCGTGGCCAGCAATATCCAGGTCCTGCTGCAGGCGGCGGAGTTCCTAGAGCGCcgtgagagag AAGCCGAGCATGGCTACGCGTCCCTGTGCCCGCACCGCAGTCCAGGCCCAGTctacaggaggaggaagagatccCCCCAAGCTTCTGGCGCGCTGGACAGTGGGCG GTCTGTGCACAACGAGCTGGAGAAACGCAG GAGGGCCCAGCTGAAGCGGTGCCTGGAGCAGCTAAAACAGCAGATGCCCCTGGGGGCTGACTGTGCCCGCTACACCACCCTGAGCCTTCTGCGCTGGGCCAGGATGCACATCCAG AAGTTGgaggagcaggagcagaaggCGAGGCGGCTCAAGGAGAAGCTGCGCAGCAAGCAGCAAAGCCTGCGGCAGCAGCTGGAGCAGCTCCGGGCAccagcagggctgggagagagggagcggCCACGGGCAGACAGCCTGGACTCCTCGGGCCTCTCCTCTGAACGCTCAGACTCAGACCAAG AGGAGGTGGAGGTGGACGTGGAGAGCCTGGTGTTCGAGGGCGAGGCTGAACTGCTACGGAGCTTCAGCGCGGGCCAGGAACACAGCTATTCACATGGCAGTGGCACCTGGCTATGA
- the MXD3 gene encoding max dimerization protein 3 isoform X1, which produces MATRPCARTAVQAQSTGGGRDPPKLLARWTVGGLCTTSWRNAGESQLCPDSTGPQEPSASGLPSPAVWPARLGWHCPPDPFPRRRAQLKRCLEQLKQQMPLGADCARYTTLSLLRWARMHIQKLEEQEQKARRLKEKLRSKQQSLRQQLEQLRAPAGLGERERPRADSLDSSGLSSERSDSDQEEVEVDVESLVFEGEAELLRSFSAGQEHSYSHGSGTWL; this is translated from the exons ATGGCTACGCGTCCCTGTGCCCGCACCGCAGTCCAGGCCCAGTctacaggaggaggaagagatccCCCCAAGCTTCTGGCGCGCTGGACAGTGGGCG GTCTGTGCACAACGAGCTGGAGAAACGCAGGTGAGTCCCAGCTTTGCCCTGACAGCACTGGGCCCCAGGAACCATCTGCCTCtggccttccctcccctgctgtcTGGCCGGCAAGGCTAGGCTGGCACTGCCCTCCAGACCCCTTCCCCCGCAGGAGGGCCCAGCTGAAGCGGTGCCTGGAGCAGCTAAAACAGCAGATGCCCCTGGGGGCTGACTGTGCCCGCTACACCACCCTGAGCCTTCTGCGCTGGGCCAGGATGCACATCCAG AAGTTGgaggagcaggagcagaaggCGAGGCGGCTCAAGGAGAAGCTGCGCAGCAAGCAGCAAAGCCTGCGGCAGCAGCTGGAGCAGCTCCGGGCAccagcagggctgggagagagggagcggCCACGGGCAGACAGCCTGGACTCCTCGGGCCTCTCCTCTGAACGCTCAGACTCAGACCAAG AGGAGGTGGAGGTGGACGTGGAGAGCCTGGTGTTCGAGGGCGAGGCTGAACTGCTACGGAGCTTCAGCGCGGGCCAGGAACACAGCTATTCACATGGCAGTGGCACCTGGCTATGA
- the PRELID1 gene encoding PRELI domain-containing protein 1, mitochondrial: MVKYFLGQSVLRSSWDQVFAAFWQRYPNPYSKHVLTEDIVHREVTPDQKLLSRRLLTKTNRMPRWAERLFPANVAHSVYILEDSIVDPQNQTMTTFTWNINHARLMVVEERCVYCVNSDNSGWTEIRREAWVSSSLFGVSRAVQEFGLARFKSNVTKTMKGFEYILAKLQGEAPSKTLVETAKEAKEKAKETALAATEKAKDLASKAATKQQQQQQHFV; this comes from the exons ATGGTGAAGTATTTCCTGGGCCAGAGCGTGCTCCGGAGTTCCTGGGACCAAGTGTTCGCTGCCTTCTGGCAGCGGTACCCGAATCCCTATAG CAAACATGTCTTGACGGAAGACATAGTGCACCGGGAGGTGACCCCTGACCAGAAACTCCTGTCCCGGCGTCTCCTGACCAAGACCAACAGGATGCCCCGCTGGGCCGAGCGACTGTTTCCTGCCAATGTCGCTCACTCGGTGTACATCCTGGAGGATTCTATTGTGGACCCGCAGAACCAGACCATGACCACCTTCACCTGGAACATCAACCACGCCCGGCTGATG GTGGTGGAGGAACGATGTGTTTACTGTGTGAACTCTGATAACAGCGGCTGGACCGAAATCCGCCGGGAAGCCTGGGTCTCCTCTAGCTTATTTGGGGTCTCCAGAGCTGTCCAG GAGTTTGGTCTTGCCCGGTTCAAAAGCAATGTGACCAAGACTATGAAGGGCTTTGAGTACATCTTGGCCAAGCTGCAGG GTGAGgccccttccaaaaccctcgtTGAGACAGCCAAGGAAGCCAAGGAGAAGGCGAAGGAGACGGCACTGGCAGCTACAGAGAAGGCCAAGGACCTTGCCAGCAAGGCAGCCaccaagcagcagcagcagcagcagcacttcGTGTAG
- the RAB24 gene encoding ras-related protein Rab-24, whose amino-acid sequence MSGQRVDVKVVMLGKEYVGKTSLVERYVHDRFLVGPYQNTIGAAFVAKVMSVGDRTVTLGIWDTAGSERYEAMSRIYYRGAKAAIVCYDLTDSSSFERAKFWVKELRNLEEGCQIYLCGTKSDLLEEDRRRRRVDFHDVQDYAENIKAQLFETSSKTGQSVDELFQKVAEDYVSVAAFQVMTEDKGVDLGQKANPYFYSCCHH is encoded by the exons ATGAGCGGGCAGCGCGTGGACGTCAAGGTGGTGATGCTGGGCAAGGAGTACGTGGGCAAGACAAGCCTGGTGGAAAGATACGTACACGACCGCTTCCTGGTGGGGCCCTATCAGAAC ACCATCGGGGCCGCCTTCGTGGCCAAGGTGATGTCCGTTGGAGACCGGACGGTGACTCTAGGTATTTGG GACACAGCAGGCTCTGAGCGTTACGAGGCCATGAGTCGAATCTACTATCGGGGCGCCAAGGCTGCCATCGTCTGCTATG ACCTGACGGACAGCAGCAGTTTTGAGAGGGCAAAGTTCTGGGTGAAGGAACTGCGCAACCTAGAGGAG GGCTGTCAGATCTACCTGTGTGGCACCAAGAGTGACCTACTGGAGGAGGACAGGCGTCGTCGTCGTGTGGACTTCCACGATGTCCAGGACTATGCAGAGA ATATCAAAGCTCAGCTCTTTGAAACATCCAGCAAGACAGGCCAGAGTGTGG ACGAGCTCTTCCAGAAAGTGGCAGAGGATTACGTCAGTGTGGCTGCCTTCCAGGTGATGACAG AGGACAAGGGCGTGGACCTGGGCCAGAAGGCAAACCCCTACTTCTACAGCTGTTGTCATCACTGA